The nucleotide window TCCTCCCACTTTTCCCATCCTGAAGACTAAAGCAAGCTAAatatggctcagttgttaagagcacccACAGAGAGGCTCGCAACCACCAGTaagcccagttccaggggatctggtgcccttttctgccTTCCAAGGGCACCTGCGTGCCCATAGTATACATACAGACAGCAGACATGTACACATACCtgaaagtacattttaaaaagactaatttgaaacaaacaaacaaacaaacaaagactaaTTTGAGGAACCTTGTTTGGTTTATCTGTATCTTAAACCCAAGCCACAGAAGatatctcctcccctccctaacTCCAtgcagctgaccttgaacttgagacTCTGTATCAGctttccccagcactgggactaTACATATGCTGTTACAACCAACTGTTTCTCTATTCTACCAATCTACATGTAATTGCTGGTTTgctagaaaacaacaacaacaacaacaacaaaaacacaagctTGCAACATCTAAGGTCTGTGGAAtggaatgaataaaaagaatacCCTGATTGTGAGAGAAGCAGATGGTTCCAGAACTCTCTCTCCTGACTGGAATCAGTCATTTTTAAACCCATAGATAAAAGTTAGACTTTGTAATGGAATTAATCATTCTGAATGGATATCTGCAGATAGTATATAAAAACCAAGAGTGCCCAGAAAATGGAGGCACCTTCCTCCAGCCTCCCGAGACTGGCAGAGCCCCCAGGACCAGTGGTCTGTGGTCAGGAATATCCTTGTACACAACTGTGGGGAAGGGAAACACAGTTGTGGCTTCCAGGGCTACTGGGACTTGTCACTTTAAACTCCAGTTTTAAAAAAGGGGttatggggtgggggtggggtagggggaaAAGATCTCACTCGGAGGACTCTTCAGAATACTCTTTATTAGTTCAGATACTGTCTGTCAACACTCCACTTATCTTCTTTCATACTTTGATATAGTAGGCCCATTCACTCAGATTCCTCCTCTCCCCATATCTCATAGATCGTGACATTATTCTGCGGGTCCATGGGTATCTCTGGGATATGCAGCCTGGGGTTACTGCCAGTTGCCATAGAGACTTTAAGATTCCGCACCTTGGACACAAATTTCACCAGTTCCATCTCAAGCTGGGTTAAAGTATTGAAAGTGAAGTCTTTGCTGGGGCaaacattttgatttttctttggtgAAGCGCGAAATTGACAGCCTCGAAGGCTAGTAGTAGGATTCTGCTCCTGTCAAGAAAGATAATCAGGGTGAATGACTCCAGTGGCCTCACTAGTTTGGACACAGTTCCAAAAGTTAGGCTCATCTAAGAGGGAACACAGTGATAAACCTAATCTGGATGTTGACAAACTGACCAAATTGGCCcgccacttttttttt belongs to Meriones unguiculatus strain TT.TT164.6M chromosome 4, Bangor_MerUng_6.1, whole genome shotgun sequence and includes:
- the LOC110556356 gene encoding protein FAM209; protein product: MRTLRWFLFLPLCISCTCAFMFSSLREKAKESPGKVPCGGHFRIRQNLPEHAQNWLGNKWLWLFFVIVTYVILKFRGESEKNKEQNPTTSLRGCQFRASPKKNQNVCPSKDFTFNTLTQLEMELVKFVSKVRNLKVSMATGSNPRLHIPEIPMDPQNNVTIYEIWGEEESE